The following are from one region of the Nicotiana tomentosiformis chromosome 7, ASM39032v3, whole genome shotgun sequence genome:
- the LOC104091748 gene encoding glucan endo-1,3-beta-glucosidase 9: protein MASEKLPWIVILLLAIVSPRIEGIGVNWGRAASHPLPPSKVVEFLKSNGITKVKLFDTNPEVLESLSGSNIDVTVGVPNSMLRSLNSSFKVAQSWVHDNLARYFSDGVRIEYIAIGDEPFNHVYGDQFFPFVVGAAENIQTALTKAKLAGRVKLVVPCSFDAFQSESGLPSMGHFRADVNRTMSELLKFLTKHQSPFFVNISPFLSYHSNKNISLDFALFKETARPHKDSRRTYKNSFDLSYDTLVSALSSAGSDKMDIVIGQIGWPTDGAASATSSNAQVFMKKFLEHVRSRSGTPLRPKEPPIETYILSLLDEDNRSIATGNFERYWGVFTFDGQAKYQLDLGQGSRKLVNAQNVQYLSSKWCVVNNNQNLSNATTRALEACSSADCSALSPGASCFNLSWPGNISYALNSYYQQHDQRADSCDFGGLGLITTVDPSVGTCRFIVQLRTSSSASFFISHWRITAATILLWLVGGGF, encoded by the exons ATGGCTTCTGAAAAGCTTCCATGGATTGTGATTCTCTTGTTAGCCATAGTTAGTCCTAGAATTGAAGGCATTGGGGTGAACTGGGGCAGGGCAGCTTCACACCCTTTGCCTCCATCCAAAGTGGTGGAGTTCCTTAAGTCCAACGGTATAACCAAAGTAAAGCTCTTCGACACCAACCCGGAAGTCCTGGAGTCACTCTCTGGTTCAAACATTGATGTGACAGTGGGCGTTCCCAATTCCATGCTTCGCAGCTTGAATTCCTCTTTCAAGGTTGCTCAGAGTTGGGTCCATGACAATCTCGCCCGCTACTTTTCTGATGGAGTCCGAATAGA GTATATCGCCATTGGGGATGAACCATTCAATCACGTTTATGGTGACCAGTTCTTTCCTTTTGTTGTTGGAGCAGCTGAGAATATCCAAACTGCATTGACCAAAGCTAAGCTGGCTGGCAGGGTGAAGCTAGTTGTTCCGTGCAGTTTTGATGCCTTCCAGTCAGAATCTGGTCTACCATCAATGGGACATTTCAGAGCAGATGTAAATAGAACAATGTCTGAACTACTCAAATTTCTTACTAAGCATCAATCTCCTTTCTTTGTTAACATTTCACCCTTCCTAAGTTATCATAGTAACAAGAACATTTCCCTAGATTTTGCTCTCTTCAAAGAAACTGCTCGCCCTCATAAGGACAGTCGCAGAACCTACAAGAACAGCTTTGACTTGAGTTATGATACCCTTGTTTCAGCTTTATCCTCTGCTGGCTCTGATAAGATGGATATAGTCATTGGGCAGATTGGTTGGCCAACGGATGGAGCTGCCAGTGCTACCTCATCCAATGCTCAGGTATTCATGAAAAAATTCCTGGAACATGTTCGTAGCAGATCAGGAACACCATTAAGGCCTAAAGAACCACCAATCGAGACCTATATCCTTAGCCTTTTGGATGAAGATAATAGAAGCATCGCCACTGGAAATTTTGAAAGATACTGGGGTGTGTTTACATTTGATGGACAGGCCAAGTACCAACTTGATTTGGGGCAAGGCTCAAGAAAACTGGTAAATGCCCAAAATGTCCAGTACCTTTCGTCCAAATGGTGTGTTGTGAATAACAACCAAAACTTGTCGAATGCAACTACACGGGCTTTGGAGGCATGTTCTTCTGCTGACTGCAGTGCTCTGTCACCTGGAGCTTCTTGTTTTAACCTCAGCTGGCCTGGAAATATTTCTTATGCACTTAATAGCTATTATCAACAACATGATCAAAGGGCCGATAGTTGCGACTTTGGTGGGTTGGGGTTGATTACTACAGTTGATCCCTCAGTGGGTACTTGCAGATTTATAGTTCAACTACGCACATCCAGTTCAGCGAGTTTCTTTATTTCCCATTGGAGGATCACCGCAGCAACCATTTTGTTATGGCTGGTTGGTGGAGGATTTTGA